The sequence below is a genomic window from Phycisphaerae bacterium.
TTGAGGTCCTTGGCGACGATCTTCTCGTCCTCGACCACCAGTATCCGTGCATCCGTCATAAACACCCCCTTGACGACGGCCGCTCACGGCCCCGGTCCCGGCTGATCGCCATCATCCGCATCCATGCCGAGGGCCGCACCCGCCCTTCCATCGGCGGGCCGACCCGTTCGGCTCTCAGTCGGCCGGAATCGTGAAACAGAACGCGGCGCCCTTCCCCGGCGCCGACCGGACCCACATGCTCCCGCCGTGACGCTCGATGATCTTCTTGCAGATCGCCAGGCCCACGCCCGTTCCCTGTTGAGCGTCCTGGGCCCGCGCCCGGCCCAGCACGTCGAAGACGCGATCGGCCTGCGACGGGTCGATCCCGATCCCGTTGTCCTGAACCCGGAACAACCAGTAGTCCTCCTGGCGCCGGGCGTCCACGCGGACCGCCGGGACCTCCTGCGACCGGAACTTGATCGCGTTATCAATCAGATGCCGGAACACCAGCACCATGTGCGCCGGATCGGCCACCACCGTCGGCAGCACGCTGCGGGCCACCTTCGCGCCGGCCGCCTCGATTGCCGCGGCCAAACCGCCCAACGCCTCCGCAAAAACGACGTTGCAGTCCACCGGACGCAGGTCCAGACGCTTCGATCCGGCGTACAGATAGGCCCGCATGTCGCGAATCATCCGCTCCCGAACCGAGAACTCGCGGCGGTCCCGGCCGTGGCGGTCGAGGGCGGTGCGGATCGTGCGGCAAAGGCACTGCTCGTCGTAAGGCTTGAGCACGTAACCGTACGGTTTGCTCGCGTGGGCGCGATCCGCGGTCGCTTCGTCCCCGTGCGCGGTCAGATACACCACCGGAATGTCGAGGCTTCGATGGATCCGCTCCGCCGCCTCGATGCCGTCCATCTCGCCGTCCAGCACGATGTCCATCAGAACCAGATTCGGACGGTGCTCGCCGGCCAGGCGCACCGCGTCCTCGCCGCTGGCCGCGACGGCCGGCACGCAAAAGCCGCAGTCCTCCAGCCCCCTCTGGATGTCCTTGGCCACGATCAGTTCGTCCTCAACAACCAGAATTCGCGTTTCCACCATGCACCATCGCTCCTCGCCGCTTCGCCGGCGGCCGGCCTCGCCGCCGCCTCGAACCCGGTCACTTGGCTGGAATTGTAAAGTAGAACGTCGCGCCTTGTCCA
It includes:
- a CDS encoding response regulator, with product MVETRILVVEDELIVAKDIQRGLEDCGFCVPAVAASGEDAVRLAGEHRPNLVLMDIVLDGEMDGIEAAERIHRSLDIPVVYLTAHGDEATADRAHASKPYGYVLKPYDEQCLCRTIRTALDRHGRDRREFSVRERMIRDMRAYLYAGSKRLDLRPVDCNVVFAEALGGLAAAIEAAGAKVARSVLPTVVADPAHMVLVFRHLIDNAIKFRSQEVPAVRVDARRQEDYWLFRVQDNGIGIDPSQADRVFDVLGRARAQDAQQGTGVGLAICKKIIERHGGSMWVRSAPGKGAAFCFTIPAD